One region of Sulfuriroseicoccus oceanibius genomic DNA includes:
- a CDS encoding protein jag: MTDQAAALTTAREILDTMLGTLGFFVTIHEENDERGPGLQIETEDSAILIGNKGDRLDDIQYLVNRVLQEKLPDAPRVRVDVGHYREQRESEMVEKVKAVASRVAAGGRPVILNPLNSYHRRIVYGALKEFPEVEATSPQDRSRMKRITIRKKQG, encoded by the coding sequence ATGACTGACCAAGCTGCCGCACTGACGACCGCCCGCGAGATCCTGGACACGATGCTCGGTACCCTCGGGTTCTTTGTTACCATCCATGAAGAAAACGATGAGCGTGGGCCGGGTTTGCAGATCGAAACCGAGGACTCCGCGATCCTGATTGGCAACAAGGGGGACCGATTGGATGATATCCAGTATCTGGTGAACCGCGTGCTGCAGGAGAAGCTGCCGGATGCTCCGCGGGTTCGCGTGGATGTTGGGCACTACCGCGAGCAGCGCGAAAGCGAGATGGTGGAAAAGGTGAAGGCGGTGGCGTCGCGTGTGGCGGCGGGTGGGCGCCCGGTGATTTTGAACCCGTTGAACTCGTACCACCGCCGGATCGTTTACGGAGCATTGAAAGAGTTCCCAGAAGTCGAGGCAACGAGCCCACAGGATCGCTCGCGCATGAAGCGGATTACCATCCGCAAGAAGCAGGGCTAA
- a CDS encoding Lrp/AsnC family transcriptional regulator — MSAETLPVEHDDPINARILAVSEDKIGGFTATPFQDIAEQSGVDFDTVVTRIRAMLEAGVIRRVRQTLLATKLAHGALCAWKLPDDKVDTAFDFMAKNDPFSGHVVIRSTDRQISGSDYKLWTTLKVPQGESLEEHADVLKRIVGAEDYILMPAHGVFALGVGHVRRKSLELGAKYDEPATMMTTKTVELSPEQWDVLLALKEELTLDEVGPNPWEGRAKIAGVSLERFIEVAKQLDEMKVIGRFSTFLEHVKPSTTGKRVTRFNGLFHWKVPKGMEEKAGSEVGRHLIMTHCYWREGGPQFGGVNIMGVVHGTEKDRVLEHKAAIDKHLEEIGIPVEYTNVFWGGRSEIKPSEISPKVYRQWHEENAETTLD, encoded by the coding sequence ATGAGCGCAGAAACATTGCCTGTAGAGCACGACGATCCAATCAACGCCCGCATTCTTGCCGTTTCCGAGGACAAGATCGGCGGGTTCACCGCGACCCCATTCCAAGACATCGCCGAACAATCCGGCGTGGATTTCGACACGGTGGTCACCCGTATCCGCGCCATGCTGGAAGCCGGCGTGATCCGCCGCGTGCGCCAAACTCTCCTCGCCACCAAGCTCGCCCACGGCGCCCTCTGCGCCTGGAAGCTGCCTGACGACAAAGTCGATACCGCATTCGACTTCATGGCGAAAAACGATCCATTCTCCGGCCACGTAGTGATCCGCTCGACCGACCGCCAGATTTCCGGGTCGGACTATAAACTGTGGACCACCTTGAAAGTGCCACAAGGCGAGTCGCTCGAAGAACACGCCGACGTCCTCAAGCGCATCGTCGGTGCCGAGGACTACATCCTGATGCCTGCCCACGGCGTTTTCGCCCTGGGTGTCGGCCACGTCCGCCGCAAATCACTCGAACTCGGCGCGAAATACGATGAGCCAGCCACCATGATGACCACCAAAACCGTGGAGCTTTCCCCGGAACAGTGGGACGTCTTGCTGGCCCTGAAAGAAGAGCTCACCCTCGATGAAGTCGGACCAAACCCATGGGAAGGTCGTGCCAAGATCGCTGGTGTCTCGTTGGAGCGCTTCATCGAAGTCGCCAAGCAGCTCGACGAAATGAAAGTCATCGGCCGCTTCTCCACATTCCTCGAGCACGTCAAGCCATCGACCACCGGCAAGCGCGTGACGCGTTTCAATGGTCTCTTCCACTGGAAAGTTCCTAAGGGCATGGAAGAAAAAGCCGGCAGCGAAGTCGGACGCCACCTCATCATGACCCACTGCTACTGGCGCGAAGGCGGCCCACAGTTTGGCGGAGTCAATATCATGGGCGTTGTCCACGGCACGGAAAAAGACCGCGTCCTCGAACACAAGGCAGCGATCGACAAACACCTCGAGGAAATCGGCATTCCGGTCGAATACACCAACGTCTTCTGGGGCGGCCGCTCGGAGATCAAGCCATCCGAGATCTCGCCAAAGGTCTACCGCCAATGGCACGAGGAAAATGCGGAAACGACACTCGACTAA